A window of the Arenibacter algicola genome harbors these coding sequences:
- a CDS encoding sialidase family protein, producing the protein MRLLFLLCTLLVVSCKGKMEKLPEVVPLDHPAIVEQEFIYELEDALTPECHASTVEVSNGTVIASWFGGTEEKNDDVGIWVSRKTGGSWSTPKEVVNGVQEDGSRYPCWNPVLFKPKDQPLILFYKVGPSPTEWWGLYMTSNDDGKTWSKPIHLPEGILGPIKNQPIQLASGEILSPSSTEDDTDGWKIHLELSSDNGKTWSKTQPLNDGKEFGAIQPVVLNYGNGKLQLLSRTENELVTQNWSSDYGSTWSKMTATSLPNPNSGIDGVSLKDGRQLLVYNPTGKNWGDRVPLSLALSNDGTNWKRVLDLEPLRENTDKEGEEYSYPTMIQAPDGKVHIVYTWNRKTVKYIVLDPQKLN; encoded by the coding sequence ATGAGACTTTTATTTTTATTGTGTACCTTGTTAGTAGTATCGTGTAAAGGAAAAATGGAAAAATTACCGGAAGTGGTTCCATTGGACCATCCTGCCATTGTGGAACAAGAATTTATTTATGAATTGGAAGATGCACTTACCCCTGAATGCCATGCCTCTACAGTAGAAGTAAGCAATGGGACCGTAATAGCCTCTTGGTTTGGTGGTACCGAAGAAAAAAATGATGATGTTGGCATTTGGGTATCACGAAAGACTGGCGGTTCATGGTCTACCCCGAAAGAAGTAGTGAACGGGGTACAGGAAGATGGCAGTAGATACCCATGTTGGAACCCAGTATTATTTAAACCCAAAGACCAACCACTAATTTTATTTTACAAGGTAGGACCAAGTCCTACCGAATGGTGGGGATTATATATGACTTCCAATGATGATGGAAAAACTTGGTCCAAGCCAATACATCTACCAGAAGGTATTCTGGGGCCCATTAAAAATCAGCCCATACAATTGGCCAGTGGTGAAATACTCTCTCCATCAAGCACGGAAGACGATACTGACGGATGGAAAATACATCTAGAACTAAGTTCTGATAACGGAAAAACATGGTCCAAAACCCAGCCCCTTAATGATGGAAAGGAATTTGGCGCCATTCAACCCGTGGTACTAAATTATGGAAATGGCAAATTACAGCTTTTAAGCAGAACTGAAAACGAACTTGTTACTCAAAATTGGTCCTCGGATTACGGTAGTACTTGGAGTAAGATGACGGCCACCTCCCTACCCAATCCCAATTCTGGTATTGATGGCGTAAGCCTAAAAGATGGGCGCCAATTGTTGGTATACAACCCTACCGGGAAAAATTGGGGAGATCGAGTGCCATTGAGCCTGGCCCTGTCCAATGACGGCACAAATTGGAAACGTGTTTTGGACCTGGAACCCTTAAGGGAAAATACGGATAAGGAAGGGGAAGAATATTCCTACCCTACCATGATACAGGCTCCTGATGGGAAAGTACATATTGTATATACATGGAACAGAAAAACAGTAAAATACATTGTTTTGGATCCGCAAAAACTTAATTAA
- a CDS encoding neutral/alkaline non-lysosomal ceramidase N-terminal domain-containing protein — translation MGKWLRVMLKILGVLIILLVILFFFATSTIDTTPYFETEYYSNTIENIEEAVKNKTDAKGPLLAGFARTNITPKITGGTPDPTKGEFNNIKMAGYGNGKIATSVHDSIFAKAIALEVGNETVVLINADLVAIPEDVVNKVTDNLKGKISRKQLFFGATHTHSSIGNCMPGYVGKSFGGEFQPEVVAWLGQKFSSLILKALADKQPAQFSSGYIKVPNLVRNRIIGESGRLNDKLDLLSFIQENGKKATIGAFSAHATVIGTDNEQYTGDYPGYFQRHLEKNGVDLAMFFAGTVGSHSNKGIGEKFEKAKYIGETLADSARSALNKMEYQADMDLTAISSEIEIPKLQFLYISDRLRLSPYLGSKLMPKMNPIQVQGLKLNNLIWLALPYELSGEYGLDLKNALELQGYNSVLSSFNGQYLGYIVPQKYYYYDTYEARLMGWYGPSMGDYLMELNFKLANELTHTKL, via the coding sequence ATGGGAAAATGGTTAAGGGTAATGCTTAAAATTTTGGGAGTATTGATAATACTCTTGGTTATTCTTTTCTTTTTTGCGACAAGCACTATTGACACTACACCATATTTTGAAACGGAGTATTATAGCAATACTATTGAAAATATAGAAGAAGCCGTAAAAAATAAAACCGATGCCAAAGGCCCGCTACTTGCTGGATTCGCAAGGACAAATATCACCCCAAAAATCACAGGTGGTACTCCGGATCCCACCAAAGGAGAATTCAACAATATTAAAATGGCCGGTTATGGCAACGGTAAAATTGCGACCTCTGTTCACGATTCCATTTTCGCCAAAGCAATTGCTCTTGAAGTCGGTAATGAAACCGTTGTTCTGATCAATGCCGATCTAGTGGCAATACCGGAAGATGTTGTTAATAAGGTTACCGACAACCTTAAGGGTAAAATTTCCAGAAAACAGCTTTTTTTTGGGGCTACCCACACCCATTCCAGTATTGGTAATTGTATGCCCGGTTATGTGGGCAAGAGTTTCGGTGGGGAATTTCAACCAGAGGTAGTAGCATGGCTCGGCCAGAAATTTTCCTCCCTCATTTTAAAGGCCTTGGCAGATAAACAACCCGCACAATTTTCTTCGGGCTATATTAAAGTCCCCAATTTGGTGCGGAATAGGATCATTGGTGAATCTGGGCGACTCAATGATAAATTGGACCTTTTATCCTTTATTCAGGAAAACGGCAAAAAGGCTACTATCGGCGCTTTTTCTGCACATGCCACCGTAATAGGTACCGATAACGAACAATATACGGGTGATTATCCGGGATACTTTCAACGGCATTTGGAAAAGAATGGGGTTGACCTAGCCATGTTCTTCGCCGGTACGGTAGGAAGTCATTCCAATAAAGGAATAGGCGAGAAATTCGAAAAAGCCAAATACATTGGTGAAACCCTTGCCGATTCGGCCAGATCTGCACTGAACAAAATGGAATATCAGGCAGATATGGACTTAACTGCGATATCTTCGGAAATAGAAATTCCAAAGCTGCAGTTCCTATACATATCGGACCGCTTGCGGCTGTCCCCCTATCTTGGCAGCAAACTGATGCCCAAGATGAACCCTATCCAGGTACAAGGCCTTAAACTCAACAACCTCATCTGGCTTGCCCTGCCTTATGAATTAAGCGGGGAATACGGTCTGGATTTAAAAAATGCCTTGGAACTTCAGGGATATAATTCCGTTCTCAGCAGTTTTAACGGTCAATACCTGGGCTATATCGTACCACAAAAGTACTATTATTATGACACCTATGAAGCTCGGTTAATGGGATGGTACGGGCCAAGTATGGGCGATTATCTCATGGAACTCAATTTTAAATTGGCCAATGAATTAACGCATACCAAGCTATAA